The genome window TCATTTTTTTGCTCCTTTTGTAATTAATTCCTGTAATTTTCTTATTCCTTCAATCAGACCTTCAGGTGTTGGAGGACAACCCGGAACATATACATCAACCGGAATAACTCTATCAACACCTGGAACAACTGAATAAACATTCCTGTAAAAATCACCAGCTATTGCACAGGAACCCATCGCAATAACCCACTTAGGGTTAGGCATCTGAGAATAGAGTCTTTTGATTCTCTCAGCCATTTTACAGGATACAGTTCCGGAGACAATCATAACATCTGATTGTCTTGGGGATGCTCTTGTAATAACCCCGAATCTTT of candidate division WOR-3 bacterium contains these proteins:
- a CDS encoding NADH-quinone oxidoreductase subunit B family protein — encoded protein: MEKVLKINPEEVYYSPLFNKLVNYAERFPGGGLILTTTKKLFAWSRKSSLWPITFGLACCAIEMMATYASRYDLERFGVITRASPRQSDVMIVSGTVSCKMAERIKRLYSQMPNPKWVIAMGSCAIAGDFYRNVYSVVPGVDRVIPVDVYVPGCPPTPEGLIEGIRKLQELITKGAKK